The sequence TCGCGTTAAAGTCTGTATCATCAGCTGTGAAATTTTCATCAGCCACAATCTCGCCTGTATAAGAATTTTTAAACGATTTGGTTAATCCGATTGCATAGTCGCTTGAGCTGTCTCCGATAATCACAGCTTTTTTAGAATCTAAGTGAGTCGTAGCAAATTCTGCTAACGCTACTCCTTGGAATGAGTCTTGGAAACCTGTCCGGAAAACATAAGGCTGAACGTTTCCATTATCGTCTAATGTCAAACCATCATCTGTACCAGAAGGCGTGATCATCGCCACTTTCGCTCTGGTTACTGCTGGTGTTGCTGCTTTGGTCGTACCACTTGTGGCCGGTCCAACGATAACAGAGACTTTTTCTTGTGTAGCTAATTTTGTTGCGATACTAGCCGACTCTGTTGTATCTGATTTATTATCTAGTTCAATATAGTCTAATTGCTTATCCAAAACACCGCCGGCTTCATTGATTTCTTTGATCGCCAACTTAGCTCCATTCGATTCTGCAGTTCCATAAGCAGAAACCGGACCGGTCAATTCAAAATTACCGCCGATTTTAATGGTATCTGAATCATCCGCACTTCCTTGAGCACCACATGCTGTGGCAAATACTGCTAGCGCTGCTAGCCCAACAACTAATTTTTTCATTTTTATTTCCCCCTATTTTTCGCTTTTCCAATCCTTAATAACGGATGATACATTTATTAGAATAAGATAAGAATTAGCTTAGTGCTTCATAGTATAGAATATTCTGACAATTTAAGCAATAGAAATCCGAATCTTTTTTTTATAGCAGCTGTTTTCTTTATTTCATTTGTTTTTCAGCAAAAAAAGATGCAGCAAATGAGGTAAATTCCCCTGCTGCATCTTCTCGTTTGCGTTTACTGCAATTCACTGCTGTTTTCGGTATTTACTGTAAAGGATTCGCCTTCTTCTTTTTGAATATGTCCTGTGCTGTAAGGTTGTCCTTCAACCGTTAGATACACTTCATTCATATAATAATACCCGCCAATAGTATTGACGATGCTTTGCAAAATCAACGTTTCATAAGCAGATCCTGCATTCATTTCTGAAATCAATTCTTTAGAGAAGTCGACATACACTCTTCCGTCGGTATTCAAATACAAACTCAAAATGGTGGTATTGTCTGATAGAACTTTTCCAACAGATTCATTCGGCGATTCTTTATAAGCCAATTCAATAGCTTTTTTAGTAACATCGTTGGTTTTGAAAGCTAATTCTTTATCCACATAAGATAGCATCTCTCCATCAGCATTAGGATAATAGAAACGTACCGTTTGAATCAATGGCACATCGGTTTCAATCTGACTCAATGTGGATGTCACATTGTAATCGTCTGACGTAAACACGGTTTTTACCAGCCCTATATCCGGTGCATAGTAATCGACTACTTTGTCTTCGCTTCCTTCAGTGGTCACTTCTACCGTTTCATAAGTCCCCATCGGTGTCTCAACGGAAACATTGATTCCCGTGATCGTCCGTGTCCGTTCCCCTATTGCTGGCCAAGTCGTTCCTTCTTTTAAAGGTGCTTTAAGCAGGACTTCAGTTCCCTCTTCTTCTCCCGGTTCTTGGTCAAGCCAATTTTCTCGCGAATAAGCTTCGCCGCGGGACAAGCGAGTCTTTATTTGGTCTTTTTCTAATTCAATAACCATTACTTCTTCTGTTCCGCCATTATTTTTTCTGATTTGTTTCCGATTGTCTTTAGCATAATCGGTGTAAACATCGTAACTGGCAAATTCATTGCCTTCGCCTTCGTAGATGTAATGCTTATTGGCTGTATCTGGAAAATAAGCAGCTAATGTCAGACTTTCCGGCTCTTCAGCTGTTGAACTAGAACTAGAAGCAGCTTCTTGGCTCGAACTCGTTGCTGAGCTTTCTGCAGAACTGGAACTCACCCTGCTTTCTTCAGAACTTGACTGACTGATGGAAGAATCGCTGTCTGGCTCACCCTGATTAAAAAAACGGCAAGAAGATAGGATAAGAGCTAAAAAGAATAAACTAAAAAGGAAACCGAACTTTTTCATATTGTATCCCCCCGCTTTCTATTCTATATAGTTTATTATACCATCAACAGAAAGCGTTTTCTAATATTGTGAAATTATCATCTCAAAAAACGGCTTGCCCTAATCTTCGTACTCTACAATCCTTTTTAATTTAAAATCCATGTTACTATTCCAATCGAAGCAAATCCAAAAAAAAGACATAATAAGAAAAAAACGCTAAAGAGGATCATTTTTTTTATTTTTTCATACATGTTCTAATCTCCTTGTGAACGAATAAAATCATTCAATTTTGTCTGCTCTTCTAAGCAAGATATACCCTAAAGCTAATAAACCGTATCCGATTCCAATCTGTTGATTGAATAATCCGATAATTGCTAAACCAAAAACAATACCTGATAATAGTTGAAAAACCAAATACCCTTTTTTCTTTTTCATCTGCTTCCCTCCAAAAAATGACGCGCCTTTGATTTGTCCTGCTGACTAAAAATGGTTATAGAAAAGCAGTTGCTCCTGTCTGGCTTGATATCTTTTTTTCTTCTTTCAATGCCTTAATTATCCAGCAGCTCGTCCCAAATAGAAAGCACGCAACAGTTTACATCTTAGCAACCAATGGTTTACATCGTTGGTTTAAAGCAGTTTTTAGATGTGCGAACCACTAAACAAGAAAAAATTTCGATTAACGGATGGTCAAACCCATCTGCTTTCGGTATGATAGAAAATGACAAAATACAAAGGAGGAAACGGGTTGGCTTTAGCAGAACGATTAAAAGAGAGCAGAATCAATAAAGGATTTACACAAGGAGACGTCGCGGATCATTTACAAATTTCTCGTCAGTCTATTTCTAAATGGGAAAACGGAAACAGTTACCCTGATTTAGATAATCTTGTAAAGTTAAGCAACTATTATGAAATATCAATCGATGAACTATTAAAAGAAAATCAAGACCTAAAAAAAAGAATTGAAGAGAACGAAATTAAAATCGAGGACTCTTATCGAAAGTTGGATTTCATCAGAGGCTCTTCAGATAAAGATGAAGGACTTATCTTGCTGATTCTCTCTTTTGTTAGTTTTTTGATTGCTCCTTTTGGACTTATTGTGGCGCCAATCGTTATAAAAAGGAACAAAAAAACAAACACACTCTATAAATTGCTTTATCTCTCGTGTGTTTGCTGTATTCTTTTCAATTTATTTATTGGTTACGGCGTTCTAAGCGATATTTTTGGATGGGGAACGACTACTGTCGAGTACCTCGGCTAATCAATAACTAATCGAAATACTATTCGTTAACAGCTTTGCCCGTAAATTTATTGATGTCGTGATCAGCGAGACCTTTCTTTTCAGATAGTAAGTCGCTTGTTTGGTGTTGTCGACGCTTAGTTTAGCGCTCGTAAAACTTCCTGTGTAAGCCACCATGGACGGCGAATACGCTTTTGTGATTTTATTGCCGCTGATCGTGATTTGGTATTCTGCTTTCCATTGACCGGGTGTAGCAGCTGAAATTTTATAATTCCCATTTTTTACGGTTCTTAAAAAATTTGGGCGTTCTTCAACTTCAATAAACATATTTTCTCCTGCAGGTGTGACAACAACAAATGACTGTGTGCCTCCTTGTTCTAAATCATAGACTATTTTTCCCTGGTCCCCAACTGTTTGTTCTGCTTCTGCTTGTACTTCCTGAGCCCCAAAAGAAAACAGTGCAGCTAATCCTAAAATAAGAAACGTCTTTTTCATCTTCTATTCCTCCAAATCGATTTTTATAAACAGGTACCAATTCCTTTTGAGTACCGTAAGGAACTCAAATCTCTGTACTTAAGGTACGCAAATCCCTTTTAAGCACCGCAAAGAGTTTTAATCTCTGTACTTAAGGCACGCAAATCCCTTTTGAGTACCGCAAGGAGTTCAAACCTCTGTACTTAAGGCACGCAAATCCCATTTTTGAGTGCCATAAAGACTTTAAAACGGTATTTTCACTAACCGAGTATGAGATAAAATTCTTTGAAACCTATATACGCGGTGCTTTTTGTGTTCTAGGTGTCAAAATCCCAGCACATGGGTTGCGTTAAGTCCCGGAAATCATTAATGGGACATGGAGATAAGAAAACCCATCGGCAATCATCTCAAAGAACAGAGTTGGCAGTACAACTTGAAAGAGCCTATTTTGAGGAAACTCAAAATAGGCTCTTAGCCGTTAAATCCCTTCATTCGAATATGGAATGTGCCCTTTACCTTATAAATCACTTAGTACATAAGGCTGTTGCAAGTTTAACAGTTGGTTGATGGCATACAAAACGCCACTCTCTTCATTTGATTTGGTCACAAAATTGGCTGCATCCAAAATCTCTTGACAAGCATTGCGTACTGCGAAACTATATTCACCACTAGCCATTAGTTCAACATCATTACGGCCATCTCCAAATACCATTGTTTCTGCTGGGCTAACATTTAAAATAGATTGAAGTTTTTTAATGGTTGTCCCTTTATGAACATCAAAATCTGCAATATCGATCCAAGTATCTTCAGAAGCCACTATGTACAAACGGTCTTCAAAGTTACTCATTTTCTCTTTTGTAGCCACACATTGTCCTAAAGGATCATGGAGTGTGATCTTTAAAAAATCATCTGAGATATCATGGAAATCTTCTACTTCGACCACTTCTGCATAAGAGCCTTTAACATAATGAAGTTCAGTTTCAGGTATATCTTTTTTGACCACTGCTCCGTTTTGAGTACAAGCAATGATGGTATGTTCTAGACTAATTTCTTCTAAGGCTTCAATAGCTTGCAGTCCTAATGCATTAGGAATCAACGACTCATAAATAAACTGTCCATTGTGTTTGATTCGAGTTGCACTATCTCCCAGAATCCACAAATCTGCTGCATCTTCTTCAAACAATTCTTCTACACGTTCACATTGCTTCCCTGTACAAGGTGCGAAGAAAACGCCTTGTTCTTTCATTACATCATTTGTTTGCTTAAATAGCAGCCGATCAAAATCGCCTTTGCTGTTTAAAAAAGTCCCATCCATATCTGTAATAATCAATTTAATCATTGTATAAATTCCACCTTTTTTTATTAAACAATCTTATTATGCACCACATTCAATGTGGAAAAATTTTTCATCATTTAAAAAAGCTTTTTTGGTTCTATTATTTTGGGTTTTTGTAAGTGAAATGGCTATATGCTACAATCTTGAAATTTTTGGAGGAATAGGGGCTGTTTGTAGCCTTGAAAACCTGGAGACCCAAGGGCTCATGGCTTTCTACAAGCAAACACGTAAATTCCAGAGAGTCGCCAACACTACTTGATATAAAGAGCCGCTCCTTTGGATTTTATTGACCGTCCGCAAAATTGTCTATTTGGTTTCTGGAGCATACTTTTCATAAAAAAGTTGTTTTGTTTCAATAAAACGGGTGAACTCATTTAATAATTGAAATAAGACTGCTCGATTTTCAAATTCTTCACGAGATTGCGGCAGCGGACTCGTTCGAAAGTAATTTAATAATTCTTGAATATCCTGCATTAAAAAAGTACCAGGATTGCTTTCATGTAATTGCTGGGCGGTTAAATAAAACAAGCCAGCCAATATTTTATTTTGCTTCGTTGGCAAATGACAAAATCGTAAATTAGTAGCCATCTGTTTTAGGATCGATGCCTGTACTTTTCGCATTTCAAAATAATGGATCTCATAGAATTGAGGTTTCATTAATTGATTATCAAATTCTGTATACGCAATCCGAATAGCGTCATCTAAAGTCGTTTCTAGTTCTTGAATCAGCTGGTAATCGTCATTTCCTGAAAATCCTTCTCGCAATGTTTGATCAAAATAAAGCAATATTCCTTTAATTTTCTCATCAACGGTATGCTGCATCTCTTGAATTTGAGTCTCTTTTGAGGGCATATATAGGTTGAATAAAACGGCTAAACTTGCGCCTATCACCATTAAAAGAAATTCATTCATAAGCCAGCTAAAAGAAGTACTTTGCTCTAATAAAAGGTGGCTTACCAAAACGGAACAAGGCGCGATCCCCGCTTGTACATTTAATTTATAAGCAATGGGTACATAAATCAGAAGATACAGCCCAAAAACAAACGTAGTAAAACCAACTAATTGAAATAAAACCGCTGCGATGGTTAGTGCTACAATAGTGGAAACAATTCTTTGCCCAGCTGTCTTTAAAGAAGATATTTTGGTATCTAACACACTTAAAATAGCAATGATTCCTGCAGATACCGTATAATCTAACTGCAACATTTCTGCTAAAAGAATCGCAAGCACAGTGGCCAGCGTAATTTTTATGGTTCTTAAACTAATCGTCATGATTGCATAGTCTCCTTCCGCTTCTTCAAGAATAGCTCATTTCCAGGAAAAACTCTATGAAAAGACAGGCGTTCTTGGATATTAGTTTTGTTCAATCGGTTTTTGTATTACTATAAACGAAAGAACTCATTTGATTCAACAAAAGACAGAAAGAGATGAAACGATGTCAACTATTGGAAATTACCGTCTAGGGATACGAACGATCAAAACAGCTCTGGCTGTTGCTATTTGTATTTTAGTATTTCATTTTTTTGATCGCGGAGCGCCTATGATTGCCTGCTTATCTGCTATCTATGCTTTAAGAGAAAACTGGAAAACCAGCTATGCCTTTGGAAAAACACGCATTTTGGGCAATTCGATCGGAGCTTTGACCGCTACGGCCTTTGTACTGATACAGCATTTTTTAGGAGAGACATTTTGGTTTGAGCTGATCGGTGTGCCGCTTGCGGTCATCTTTATTATTGTTTTATGTGATCGTATCGGGAACAACCCTGGTATCATCGGTGCTACTGCTGCTTTTCTCATTATTTACTATACGATTCCTCTAGATAATGCTGTCCTTTATGCCGTACAACGGCTCTTTGATACATTTATTGGAACGTTTATCGCCATCGGTGTCAACCGGCTCGTTCCGGCTTTTCCTAAAAAATCTGCTAAAAAATAGCCCACTTATGCACACGAGACAGTTTTTCGTGTATGATAGAAAGTATCAGAGTTGATTCTAAGCCATTAGCGAAGCAACTCAACGGAAGAAAGAGTGAAGCAAGTGTTTAAAAATTATAAAATTGGTATGCGTACGATCAAAACGGGTATTGCAGTAGCTCTTTGTATGCTGCTTTTCCATTATACGAATCGTGGAACTCCTGCTTTGGCCGCATTAGCAGCTGTTTTTTCTTTAAGAGAAAACTGGAGAACCAGCTTTGATTTCGGAAAGACACGGATTTTCGGAAATGCTGTTGGTGCCTTGATTGCGACTCTTCTTGTTTTGATCCAACAATTTACAGGCTATTCTTTTATTGTGGAACTATTCGGCGTAGCCATTGGTCAAATGCTCGTGATCATTATCTGCGATCGTTTAAATTATCATGAAGGTATCATTGGCGGGACGGCAACTTATATGATTACTTATTTTACGATTCCTGCTGGAGCAACACATCTTTATGCGCTTAACCGCGTCTTCGATACCGTCATTGGCAGTGCTATCGCTATTTTAGTGAACATTATTTTTTCGTCGTATTTTATTCACCGCTTTTTTAAAGAGCGTTCTTAAGGAACAAAAAACTCTTTCACAGTACATGAAAGAGTTTTTCGTCTAGCGTTCATATGATATTTCTAATATATTTTCATAAGGAACAATACCGCCGTAACCGGCATCGCCGGTGTGTTGAATGTCTACTCCTGCAATTCTATTCATCAGCGCAATGTCGCGAATCGTGCTAGGAGGGGAACTTTCTTGACTGGTACCGATCGCAGACATTGCCAATGCTCCTTTGGCTTTAATTTTTTTCACCGCTTGAATCAATTCGGCTTGTGTAAAGCCAGGTACGGTCCCAACAACTGGAACTAAAATAATATCAGCTCCGTTGTCAATAAACTCATCAATAGCGGTTAAGTTAGCTACCGGTTCATTTACACCGGCTCCATGCATCTTACCAGCTATGATCAACCCATGAAAGGTCTCTTTCGCTAATTTAACTGCTGCACCAATTTCTTTATTGGTTACACCTGTTCCAGGGTTTCCCATTAAACAGATAAAATCAAAACCAAGTTCATTAGCTTTTTCTAATGTTGCTTGATTGCTTTGACGGACTTTAGTGATCTTCAGTCCCTCTTCTTGCATATCTGCATTTGGGTCTACAGGTTCTAGTTTGACTCCAACCGGGCGTCCCAACATTTTTTTAAGCAATTTAATGGGTTCATCTGAAGCAGGCAATCCATTGGTTTCTGGATTAAAAGCATCTAAAACATTCAATAGGATTAAATCAGCTCCAAAAGCTCTTGCCAATTCGCTATTGGTCACATCCCCTGCAGTTGGACCTGCTGTGACCATATTTTCAGAAAGTACCGTTCTGCCTTCACTCGCCAAAATAGATTGCTTCAATTCTTGCGGCGTCATTTTTTCAAAATCACTCGCATAACAGCTCAATAATCTTTTTACTAACCTCTCCTCGTCCCAATCGTTAGATGTAATTCAACTCTACTAAAAAATATAACAATATTTTAATTTTCGCACCACTGAAACCCCTCTCAGTTAATTGTTCATCAAAAAAGCTGATTTTATCTTATATAGATAAAATCAGCTTTTTTTGAATGCTTTTATATTTAATCGACTGATTTAAGTGCTTCAATCATATCAATGTCTTTTAATTTAATGTGCATGGCAATCATTACGATTCCCGAGAACAAAATAGTCAGCAACCCTGAATACAAGAAACTCAAAGGTTGAATATCGGGACTGAACATCATCATATCAACTTCAGCAGTAGACAATACAAACCGATGCAATAGCATACCGAGGAAGGACCCCGCTACCACTCCCATCAAGGTTAAAATAATGTTTTCACGATAAATATACATGGTGACTTCTTTATCGTAAAATCCTAGCACTTTAATAGTTGAAAGTTCTCTGATCCGTTCCGATACATTGATGTTCGTCAAGTTATACAACACAACAAATGCCAGTAGTCCTGCTGAAACAATCAAGACGAGTGTCACGATCGCTAAACTAGCCATTGTGTCGCCAAAAGCGCCGCTGATTTGTCTAACGAAATTGACCGCAGCAACT is a genomic window of Carnobacterium sp. CP1 containing:
- a CDS encoding aromatic acid exporter family protein, with protein sequence MTISLRTIKITLATVLAILLAEMLQLDYTVSAGIIAILSVLDTKISSLKTAGQRIVSTIVALTIAAVLFQLVGFTTFVFGLYLLIYVPIAYKLNVQAGIAPCSVLVSHLLLEQSTSFSWLMNEFLLMVIGASLAVLFNLYMPSKETQIQEMQHTVDEKIKGILLYFDQTLREGFSGNDDYQLIQELETTLDDAIRIAYTEFDNQLMKPQFYEIHYFEMRKVQASILKQMATNLRFCHLPTKQNKILAGLFYLTAQQLHESNPGTFLMQDIQELLNYFRTSPLPQSREEFENRAVLFQLLNEFTRFIETKQLFYEKYAPETK
- a CDS encoding DUF7916 family protein, with protein sequence MTPQELKQSILASEGRTVLSENMVTAGPTAGDVTNSELARAFGADLILLNVLDAFNPETNGLPASDEPIKLLKKMLGRPVGVKLEPVDPNADMQEEGLKITKVRQSNQATLEKANELGFDFICLMGNPGTGVTNKEIGAAVKLAKETFHGLIIAGKMHGAGVNEPVANLTAIDEFIDNGADIILVPVVGTVPGFTQAELIQAVKKIKAKGALAMSAIGTSQESSPPSTIRDIALMNRIAGVDIQHTGDAGYGGIVPYENILEISYER
- a CDS encoding DUF5626 family protein codes for the protein MKKTFLILGLAALFSFGAQEVQAEAEQTVGDQGKIVYDLEQGGTQSFVVVTPAGENMFIEVEERPNFLRTVKNGNYKISAATPGQWKAEYQITISGNKITKAYSPSMVAYTGSFTSAKLSVDNTKQATYYLKRKVSLITTSINLRAKLLTNSISISY
- a CDS encoding FUSC family protein, yielding MSTIGNYRLGIRTIKTALAVAICILVFHFFDRGAPMIACLSAIYALRENWKTSYAFGKTRILGNSIGALTATAFVLIQHFLGETFWFELIGVPLAVIFIIVLCDRIGNNPGIIGATAAFLIIYYTIPLDNAVLYAVQRLFDTFIGTFIAIGVNRLVPAFPKKSAKK
- a CDS encoding HAD family hydrolase translates to MIKLIITDMDGTFLNSKGDFDRLLFKQTNDVMKEQGVFFAPCTGKQCERVEELFEEDAADLWILGDSATRIKHNGQFIYESLIPNALGLQAIEALEEISLEHTIIACTQNGAVVKKDIPETELHYVKGSYAEVVEVEDFHDISDDFLKITLHDPLGQCVATKEKMSNFEDRLYIVASEDTWIDIADFDVHKGTTIKKLQSILNVSPAETMVFGDGRNDVELMASGEYSFAVRNACQEILDAANFVTKSNEESGVLYAINQLLNLQQPYVLSDL
- a CDS encoding ABC transporter substrate-binding protein is translated as MKKLVVGLAALAVFATACGAQGSADDSDTIKIGGNFELTGPVSAYGTAESNGAKLAIKEINEAGGVLDKQLDYIELDNKSDTTESASIATKLATQEKVSVIVGPATSGTTKAATPAVTRAKVAMITPSGTDDGLTLDDNGNVQPYVFRTGFQDSFQGVALAEFATTHLDSKKAVIIGDSSSDYAIGLTKSFKNSYTGEIVADENFTADDTDFNAILTRIKDKDFDVIYMPAYYEQAGLIIKQAREMGIEQPILGADGFSNQALLDLAGEENVSNVYYSAHFSLNNEEKNIQDFIKAYTDEYKTAPDAFSALAYDSVYLAKQGIEEADSSDPEEVVKALEAITDFQGVTGNFAIDENHNPVKSVFVIELQDGKEVGGTEVAPK
- a CDS encoding GerMN domain-containing protein, whose amino-acid sequence is MKKFGFLFSLFFLALILSSCRFFNQGEPDSDSSISQSSSEESRVSSSSAESSATSSSQEAASSSSSTAEEPESLTLAAYFPDTANKHYIYEGEGNEFASYDVYTDYAKDNRKQIRKNNGGTEEVMVIELEKDQIKTRLSRGEAYSRENWLDQEPGEEEGTEVLLKAPLKEGTTWPAIGERTRTITGINVSVETPMGTYETVEVTTEGSEDKVVDYYAPDIGLVKTVFTSDDYNVTSTLSQIETDVPLIQTVRFYYPNADGEMLSYVDKELAFKTNDVTKKAIELAYKESPNESVGKVLSDNTTILSLYLNTDGRVYVDFSKELISEMNAGSAYETLILQSIVNTIGGYYYMNEVYLTVEGQPYSTGHIQKEEGESFTVNTENSSELQ
- a CDS encoding helix-turn-helix domain-containing protein produces the protein MALAERLKESRINKGFTQGDVADHLQISRQSISKWENGNSYPDLDNLVKLSNYYEISIDELLKENQDLKKRIEENEIKIEDSYRKLDFIRGSSDKDEGLILLILSFVSFLIAPFGLIVAPIVIKRNKKTNTLYKLLYLSCVCCILFNLFIGYGVLSDIFGWGTTTVEYLG
- a CDS encoding FUSC family protein, which codes for MFKNYKIGMRTIKTGIAVALCMLLFHYTNRGTPALAALAAVFSLRENWRTSFDFGKTRIFGNAVGALIATLLVLIQQFTGYSFIVELFGVAIGQMLVIIICDRLNYHEGIIGGTATYMITYFTIPAGATHLYALNRVFDTVIGSAIAILVNIIFSSYFIHRFFKERS